From a region of the Triticum aestivum cultivar Chinese Spring chromosome 7D, IWGSC CS RefSeq v2.1, whole genome shotgun sequence genome:
- the LOC123165964 gene encoding probable N-acetyltransferase HLS1 yields MTPRPSSEQQQKQIAIEKAEEASMAGKVGMERAAVEVTVRELDVERDLPAVEELERRCEVGLSGDQADGGKKKKKKKSMSLCVEQIGDPLARVRHAPEHVMLVAECGEEMVGVIKACIKMVSRGGSIGSSSSSGSVGKQPAAAYVKVAFILGLRVSPSHRRLGIATALVKAAEEWSGKRGAAHATMATTVSNKASLALFTGRFGYKQFRRPVLLGRPVHARWLPVTSRHRVLQLPPTLAAAAYARLLPARDTEFLPADLPALLAHKLTLGTFVAIVSSEGRTAGAGAPSPSFAVLSVWDQTRSLRLRVDGAPALLRHSLAAVRALDRAAPWLRVPSVPDIFRPFGAYLIYGVRMSGPEGPALLRTLCSHAHNMARNNPACGVVAADLSPDDPAAAAIPSWRRFSCDEDVWCIKNLSDSNATSSSSSDWPASAPPGSVLFVDPREF; encoded by the exons ATGACGCCGCGCCCCTCATcggagcagcagcagaagcagataGCCATTGAGAAGGCGGAAGAGGCGAGCATGGCCGGGAAGGTGGGCATGGAGAGGGCGGCGGTGGAGGTCACCGTGAGGGAGCTGGACGTGGAGCGGGACCTGCCGGcggtggaggagctggagcggcGGTGCGAGGTCGGCCTCTCCGGCGACCAGGCCGAcggcggcaagaagaagaagaagaagaagagcatgtCGCTGTGCGTGGAGCAGATCGGCGACCCGCTGGCCAGGGTCCGCCACGCGCCGGAGCACGTCATGCTG GTTGCTGAGTGCGGGGAGGAGATGGTCGGTGTCATCAAGGCCTGCATCAAGATGGTCAGCCGCGGCGGCAGCATcgggtcgtcttcttcctccggcTCGGTGGGGAAGCAGCCGGCGGCGGCGTACGTGAAGGTGGCCTTCATCCTCGGCCTCAGGGTCTCTCCCTCCCACAG GCGGCTGGGGATCGCGACGGCGCTGGTGAAGGCGGCGGAGGAGTGGAGCGGTAAGCGGGGCGCGGCGCACGCGACCATGGCGACCACGGTGTCCAACAAGGCGTCGCTGGCGCTCTTCACCGGCCGGTTCGGGTACAAGCAGTTCCGTCGGCCGGTGCTCCTGGGCCGCCCGGTGCACGCGCGGTGGCTGCCGGTCACGAGCCGGCACCGCGTGCTCCAGCTGCCGCCGACGCTGGCGGCCGCGGCCTACGCGCGCCTCCTCCCGGCGCGGGACACCGAGTTCCTCCCCGCCGACCTGCCGGCGCTCCTCGCCCACAAGCTCACCCTCGGCACCTTCGTGGCCATCGTGAGCTCCGAAGGCCGCACAGCAGGGGCCGGCGCGCCGTCGCCGTCGTTCGCCGTGCTGAGCGTGTGGGACCAGACCCGCTCGCTCCGCCTGCGCGTGGACGGCGCGCCGGCGCTGCTCCGGCACTCCCTGGCCGCGGTCCGGGCGCTGGACCGCGCCGCGCCGTGGCTGCGCGTGCCCTCCGTGCCGGACATCTTCCGCCCCTTCGGCGCCTACCTCATCTACGGCGTCCGCATGTCCGGGCCGGAGGGCCCGGCCCTGCTCCGCACGCTCTGCAGCCACGCCCACAACATGGCCCGCAACAACCCGGCCTGCGGCGTCGTCGCCGCCGACCTCAGCCCCGAcgacccggccgccgccgccatcccgagCTGGCGCCGCTTCTCCTGCGACGAGGACGTCTGGTGCATCAAGAACCTCTCCGACAGCaatgccacctcctcctcctcctccgactggCCGGCATCGGCGCCGCCGGGCAGCGTGCTCTTCGTCGACCCCCGCGAGTTCTGA